A part of Crassostrea angulata isolate pt1a10 chromosome 5, ASM2561291v2, whole genome shotgun sequence genomic DNA contains:
- the LOC128185417 gene encoding uncharacterized protein LOC128185417: MALQRLGNTEKRLMKNQEVGDSYSKTIEQYLEKRYIRKINQDEEKSGKWFLPHLPVIRPDKSTAKTRIVFNASAKHCGVSLNDMIHCGSKLQNELCDVLIRFRFSVAIVCDITEIYLRIKVPQEDGPYQQFLWRYVKPEEKPDVYEFSNVVFGINSLPLQAQFVAHTHAETNRETYPMAAETVLKSTYMDDSMDSVSTEEDGVKLYRQLSALWEKAGMYAWKWRSNSVGELQHIPTEDVVPEVDLHDNRLSSVKTLGVLWRAKYDIFIFKANPPEDDFAYTSGFSTDIAMLLNPLGS; the protein is encoded by the coding sequence ATGGCACTACAACGTTTAGGGAACACTGAAAAGCGATTAATGAAGAACCAGGAAGTGGGAGATTCTTACTCAAAGACTATTGAACAGTATCTGGAGAAAAGATACATACGCAAGATTAATCAGGATGAGGAAAAGTCCGGGAAATGGTTTCTTCCGCATTTACCTGTCATCCGGCCAGATAAGAGCACAGCAAAGACACGTATTGTGTTCAACGCATCAGCAAAGCATTGTGGTGTCTCATTAAATGACATGATTCACTGCGGATCAAAACTTCAAAATGAACTTTGTGATGTGTTAATTAGATTTAGATTCAGTGTGGCAATAGTATGTGACATTACAGAAATTTACTTAAGGATTAAGGTTCCACAGGAAGATGGACCTTATCAACAATTTCTCTGGCGTTACGTTAAACCAGAAGAGAAACCAGATGTGTACGAATTTAGCAATGTTGTATTTGGAATAAATTCGTTGCCACTTCAAGCACAGTTTGTAGCACATACCCATGCTGAGACTAACAGAGAAACTTACCCCATGGCAGCAGAGACTGTTTTGAAATCCACCTACATGGACGATAGTATGGATTCAGTATCTACCGAGGAGGATGGAGTCAAACTCTACAGGCAGCTATCAGCATTGTGGGAAAAGGCCGGCATGTATGCCTGGAAGTGGCGATCAAACTCAGTGGGGGAACTGCAGCATATCCCAACAGAAGATGTTGTTCCCGAAGTTGACCTGCACGACAACCGTTTATCATCCGTAAAAACCCTTGGTGTGCTATGGAGGGCCAAATATGACATCTTTATATTCAAAGCAAATCCACCAGAGGATGATTTTGCTTACACAAGCGGATTTTCTACGGATATCGCAATGCTGTTAAACCCTTTGGGTTCCTAG